A portion of the Emcibacter nanhaiensis genome contains these proteins:
- a CDS encoding 2Fe-2S iron-sulfur cluster binding domain-containing protein produces the protein MQDETFTVTIEGVEKRVCCRPEKSVLVAMEAQGMARIPVGCRGGGCGICKVRVISGKYKTGKMAACHVSGEEQAEGYALACRLYPESDLTVCLAGKNRRALLPETYREKKAEGD, from the coding sequence GTGCAGGACGAAACTTTCACGGTCACTATTGAAGGTGTGGAGAAGAGGGTTTGCTGCCGCCCGGAGAAATCGGTGTTGGTGGCAATGGAGGCACAGGGAATGGCTCGTATTCCTGTGGGATGCCGCGGCGGCGGCTGCGGCATCTGCAAGGTCAGGGTGATCTCGGGGAAGTATAAAACGGGCAAAATGGCGGCCTGTCATGTCAGCGGGGAAGAGCAGGCGGAGGGATATGCCCTGGCTTGCCGGCTCTATCCGGAAAGTGACCTGACCGTCTGTCTGGCCGGCAAGAACCGGCGCGCGTTGCTGCCGGAAACATATAGGGAAAAGAAAGCTGAAGGAGACTAA